The stretch of DNA GATGGTGCGTAGAATGATGAGGCCATCGGAATAGGTCCGCAGCTTCGATGTCGAACCGGGCGGTCGCTCGATATAGCGCGTCGAAACTTCACCGATCGGCATGGAGAGTTCCAGCGCATGCACCGTGAACTCCGTCTCCGTTTCGAAACCAGCCGATAAAGCCGGGAAAGATTTGACGAAGCGCCGTGAAAACACGCGGTAGCCCGAAAGCATGTCGGACAAACGCCGCCCGAACACCGTGGTGACCATGCCTGTCAGCACGCGGTTGCCCAGCACATGTCCGCGCCGATAGGCGGCTTCCCGGTCGGTCACGCGCGCGCCATTGACCATGTCCAAGCCTTCGATGCGGGCGAGTTCCAGCATGGCTGGCGCCGCCGCGGCTTCATAGGTCGCATCGCCATCGACGAGCACATAGAAATCGGCGTCGATATCCGCGAACATCCGCCGCACGACATGGCCTTTACCCTGAATGCGCTCGGTGCGAACGATCGCGCCCTCGGCACGGGCGACTTCGACCGTCTTATCGCTGGAATTATTGTCGTAAACGTAAATCGGCGCTTCCGGCAGGGCTGCGCGAAAATCCCGTACGACCTGGCGAATGGCGACTTCCTCATTATAGCAAGGGATGAGGACCACTATTTTTTGTAAATCTGGGTCCGGTGCAATGCCAGTCATGTTCGGTTGTCGATCCGTTCAGTATTTGAGCGCTTTGTCATGCATGACTGCGACAAGCCCTTTGTTGTTTCCTCATGAAGGGGGAGGCGATTGATTTCAAGAGGGGGCTATCGCATACCGTGAGGACGAAGGCGTCTTTCATGACGCTTATGAAGGTCTGCTGACGAGGTGAAACGCATGTCTGGCTACACGATTTTCGTCGATGTGGAAGATTTGTTCCAGTATTGCGAAGCCAATCCGCGCCCAAGCGGCATTCAGCGGCAGGTATTCGAACTACTTAAGGTTCTGCCAGGCTGTGCAAGTAATTTGCCGACAAAGCCGAAAATCGTTTTTGTTCGCCAAGGTGCGAGCGATCCGCTTCTTGAGGTGAAGTTCGACGCGATTCACTCCTTGTTCGAAAACCTCACCGGCACGATCGTCAAGGAAAGCGGCGCTTCCAAAACGCATCGTTCCGCTTCGTTGCCGCTTAAGGAACGCGTTTCCTTCCGGCAGCGGCTACAACGTTTGCGCCATCACGTTATTTTCTATCTCGAAGGGCGACCCGCTCCGATTTCCGATCCATTGTTGCGGGCAGGCGTTTTCCAGATACGTGCACTGCGCTTGGCGCGTCGCGCATGGCAAAAGCGGCACAAAACGAAAGTCGTGCCGATGGCTGCGGCTCCGGCAGCCCAACCGGTTCAAAAGCAATCAGCGCCGCCGCAAAGCCATGTTTCTTCGCGCTCTCTCGGAAAGCCGGGCGACATCTTCCTTATTCTCGGCGCACCCTGGGCACGGGAAGGGTTTGGCGAACGCCTGAGAGTTCTACGTGATACGATCGGTTTACGCCCGGTTCTGCTCGTTTATGATCTGATCCCTGTCCGGCGGCCGGAATGGTGCGCGCATTCCTTGGTCACAAGCTTTAGCCGCTGGCTGGAGGAAACCCTTCCGCATTGCGCGGACCTCATGGCCATTAGCGATGCGACGGCGCGGGATGTGAACGATTTCGTGCAGGCACGCGGTTTGACGCTTCAGCAACCGATTAGGACCGTGCCGCTTGGAACGGGTTTTGGCGCTGTCGCCGAGGCAGGTCAGCCTTCACACGTCACACCGGGTTTGCCCAAACCGGGTTCCTATGTGCTGTTCGTCTCGACGATCGAAGCACGTAAGAACCATATACTTCTTTTCCGTGTATGGAGCCGCTTGCTGCGCGATAAGCCGCGCTCCGAAGTGCCGACATTGGTGTTCGCCGGCCGCGTGGGCTGGCTGGTTGCCGATCTGATGCAGCAGTTGGAGAACACGGAATATCTTTCCGGTGCTATTCGTCTGATCGCCGATCCGACCGATGCCGAATTGATGAGTCTTTATGAGGGATGCCGCTTTACCGTGTTCCCGTCCTTGTTCGAAGGATGGGGCTTGCCGGTTTCCGAAAGCCTGGCGCTGGGGCGTCCTTGCGTGGCCTCTCACGCCACCGCCATTCCGGAAGCGGGTGGCGAACTGACCCGTTATTTCGATCCTGAGAACGAAGATGACGCGTATCGGGTTCTACGCAGCGTCATTGAGGACGAAGCCGGATTGGACGCTTGGCGCACGCGTGTGCGCAAGGAGTTCGTGCCGACGCCCTGGTCGATGACAGCCGACGCCGTTTTGAAAACTTGTGAATGCGCCGTATCCGGCGTCAAGGAGAGCGCATTGTGAGCACCATTTGGCTCGATGTGGACGATCTGATCTCCTATCTGCGGCGCTCCTCCCGCCCAAGCGGCATCCAACGCGTGGTGCTGGAAATCGGTCGTGCTTTATTGGCGGAAGTGCCGGACCGCGTGGGTTTCGTGCGGCGTGGCAATGGCCCGCGCGATCTCGTTAGTTTGGCCTGGTCTCAGGTCGAGACGTTGTTGGCGTCCGGGCAGGAAGAAGAGAGCGTCACCATAGCGCAAGTGGCGCGTTCCGCTCATTTGACGGAAGAAATCCTCGCGGATGATCCGGACCCGCTCAAAACCCTCGCACGCACGCAGCTTCAGGTTCTGAAAGCCGGGGCAACGTTTCCCGTAAGCGTGGCGCGCTATCTGTGGCAGTCGCATTTGTTGAAGCGGAAAATGAAACGCGTGACTGACGCTGCGGCGGTCCAATCGGCGGAAGTGCTGGCGCAGACTGCGGGTCGTCGTTTCGAGGATGTGGCGAAGCCTGGAGACGTGCTGCTCGTTTTGGGATCGCCCTGGCATTATGATGATTACGCCAAAACCGTGCGTTGGGTGCGGGACGATCTGCGGATGTCCTTCGCGCTGCTAATCCACGATCTGATCCCTATTCGCCGTCCGCAGTGGTGCGACCGCGGCATTATCACAACCTTCACGCAATGGCACCGCATGGTGCTGCCCTTTGCGGACCAGATCTTTGCCAATAGCCGCGCGACCGCCGATGATGTGACGGCTTATATGAAAGAAGTGCGTCTGCCGCTGGCAGCGCCCGTTCAGGTCGTGCCGCTTGGGAGTGGCTTCCAGAATCATGCCATGGCCCCTGCCGTTCAGAAGCCATCGGTCGAGGGGGAATATATTCTATTCGTCTCGACGATCGAGGCGCGTAAAAACCATGAATTGCTGTTCCGCGTCTGGCGGCGACTTTTACAAACGATGCCAAAGGATAAAGTGCCGAAGCTCGTTTTCGCTGGGCGCGCAGGCTGGCTCGTGCAGGATTTAATGCAGCAACTCGATAATGCGAACTGGCTCGATCAGCATATCGTCCACGTCAACAACCCTTCGGATGGAGAGCTTAACGCGCTTTACCGAGGGTGCTTGTTCACCGTGTTCCCGTCCTATTTCGAAGGTTGGGGACTTCCGATCACGGAAAGCCTCATCAATGGGCGGCCTTGCGTCGCCTCCAATACGACCTCCATGCCGGAAGCGGGCGGTAGCTTTGCGCGCTATTTCAACCCGAACGACGTGAACGATGCTTGCCGCGTCATCAAGGAAACATTGGAGGACCGCGCGGGCCTTCAGGCATGGACGCAGAAGGTCGAGAACGAATTCGTCCCGACTTCCTGGACGCAATCCGCGCGCGTCGTTCTCGAAAAGCTGACAGACTAACTTTTTGACGTTTGAGGATGCCGCCTGAAAAAGAGCGGCATCCTGCGTCTTTGTTTCAGTGAGCCTGTGCGCCGTAATAGGCGCTTACGTCATGAGCCAGCGCTGCGCGACTATCGGGGCGCGCATAAAGCATGTGTCCGCCCGGATAGAGATGCAGCTTCATCCGATCCGCGCCGACGGGAATATGGTCGTGCACCCAACGTGTGGTGCCGAAAGGGCAGGCCATATCGAAATAACCATTGGCGACGAAAATCTGTAGCTTTGGGTCCAGCGCGAGAAGCTTGCGGATCAGCGATACCTGGTCGGTCATGGGCGATCCATGTCCACCGTAATTCCAGGCTTCATTCACGTTCATGCTGAGCAGATCGTAGGTTAGTTCAGTGCGGTAACCGAGTTCGTTGGCGGCATAGCCTGCAAAAGCATTGCCGTAGGCACGGCCGAAGCCAGCCAATGTCATTTCTGGACTATCGCTATTATCGACGCCTTCGGGATACGGATCGGCCATGGTCTGCGTGAAATCGTATAATCCATGCAGCTTGCCGTCACGGCTGCGCACATCGTGAGACATCGGGTCCAACGCGCCCCGCTGCTTGG from Kozakia baliensis encodes:
- a CDS encoding glycosyltransferase family 4 protein, yielding MSGYTIFVDVEDLFQYCEANPRPSGIQRQVFELLKVLPGCASNLPTKPKIVFVRQGASDPLLEVKFDAIHSLFENLTGTIVKESGASKTHRSASLPLKERVSFRQRLQRLRHHVIFYLEGRPAPISDPLLRAGVFQIRALRLARRAWQKRHKTKVVPMAAAPAAQPVQKQSAPPQSHVSSRSLGKPGDIFLILGAPWAREGFGERLRVLRDTIGLRPVLLVYDLIPVRRPEWCAHSLVTSFSRWLEETLPHCADLMAISDATARDVNDFVQARGLTLQQPIRTVPLGTGFGAVAEAGQPSHVTPGLPKPGSYVLFVSTIEARKNHILLFRVWSRLLRDKPRSEVPTLVFAGRVGWLVADLMQQLENTEYLSGAIRLIADPTDAELMSLYEGCRFTVFPSLFEGWGLPVSESLALGRPCVASHATAIPEAGGELTRYFDPENEDDAYRVLRSVIEDEAGLDAWRTRVRKEFVPTPWSMTADAVLKTCECAVSGVKESAL
- a CDS encoding glycosyltransferase family 2 protein, which codes for MTGIAPDPDLQKIVVLIPCYNEEVAIRQVVRDFRAALPEAPIYVYDNNSSDKTVEVARAEGAIVRTERIQGKGHVVRRMFADIDADFYVLVDGDATYEAAAAPAMLELARIEGLDMVNGARVTDREAAYRRGHVLGNRVLTGMVTTVFGRRLSDMLSGYRVFSRRFVKSFPALSAGFETETEFTVHALELSMPIGEVSTRYIERPPGSTSKLRTYSDGLIILRTIINLVKQERPLLFFSVISTIFLLLALILGAPVLATYWKTGLVPRLPTALLSTGLVVLSALSLTCGLILDSVTLARLEAKRIAYLALPAPRMDDTRFP
- a CDS encoding glycosyltransferase family 4 protein, whose amino-acid sequence is MSTIWLDVDDLISYLRRSSRPSGIQRVVLEIGRALLAEVPDRVGFVRRGNGPRDLVSLAWSQVETLLASGQEEESVTIAQVARSAHLTEEILADDPDPLKTLARTQLQVLKAGATFPVSVARYLWQSHLLKRKMKRVTDAAAVQSAEVLAQTAGRRFEDVAKPGDVLLVLGSPWHYDDYAKTVRWVRDDLRMSFALLIHDLIPIRRPQWCDRGIITTFTQWHRMVLPFADQIFANSRATADDVTAYMKEVRLPLAAPVQVVPLGSGFQNHAMAPAVQKPSVEGEYILFVSTIEARKNHELLFRVWRRLLQTMPKDKVPKLVFAGRAGWLVQDLMQQLDNANWLDQHIVHVNNPSDGELNALYRGCLFTVFPSYFEGWGLPITESLINGRPCVASNTTSMPEAGGSFARYFNPNDVNDACRVIKETLEDRAGLQAWTQKVENEFVPTSWTQSARVVLEKLTD